The sequence AGCCGACCTCACGGGCGGGGAGAAGCTCCTCCGACGTCTCGATGAGCAGAACCCCACCCTGCAGGACCTCCGGGGAAAACGGGAAGCGTCCCGCCGTCAGGATCCACTGGATGACCTCCAGGCAGCCACCCCAGGTGGGGCCGGTGACCGCGCGGGGCGGCCCGTACCAACTCCACGGCTCCGTCGGTTCGCGCTCTCCAAAGGACTTCAACGCCTGCGGGTCTGCCCAGTCGATGCCGACGTCCTCGGACTCACCCGGGTCGGTGATCTCCAGCCGCTCGCCGGTGAGCAGCGCCGCTCGCAGCGACCGGACGTGGATGTCGTCGACGGCAGGCCCGGGGCCAAGGTGAACCTGGGAGGATCCGCCGTAGAAGCTGGCGATGCCGAGGCCCCAGAGCCAGTGGTGCAGGTTGGTGTTGTCGCTGGTGCCGAGGAACGGCTTCGGGTCGGCTCGGGCCAGGTCGGCGTCCAGGTGGGGGATGACAGTGATCTGGTCGTCGCCGCCGATGACGGCGAGAATGCCGCGTACCTGGGGGTCCGCGAAGGCGGCGTTGATGTCCGCCGCCCGCGCTGCCGCGCTGGCACCCACCTGGCGGGTGGTGGGGTATTCGACCGGGACGAGGCCGGTCAGGTCGGCAAGCCGTCGCATGGCCTGCTCGTGGATCTCGGGAAAGGCACCGGCCGCGGCGAAGGACGGCGAGACAACCGCGATCTTGTCCCCGGGCCTGGCCTTCCGAGGACGAACAAGCTCATGCTCCATGCCGAGATCCAACAGGTACGCCAGTTCGTACGCATCTCATTTCGTTACAGGTTCCAGGAGAACCACGGGGATCTCCCGGGTGATTCGTTGTTGGTAGGCGGCGTACTCCGACCTGGCCGAAACCATCAAGCGCCACAGATGCGGACGCTCCCCGGCCGTGGCGGGGCGCGCGTACGCGCCGAAGGTCTCCGTACCGACCTGCACCGTGACGTACGGGTCGGCGAGCAGGTTGAGGTACCACGCGGGGTGGTGGTCTGCGCCGCGGTTGGAGGCGGCCAGCACGTAGTGGTCGCCGTCGCGTTCGTAGACGAGCGCGGTGCGGCGCAGTTCGCCGGTCTTTCGGCCTCGGGTCGTCAGGAGCAGGTCGTTCACGCCGGGCCGGGGTCGGCCGCCGGTTTCCTCGAACCGGTGGATGTGCTCCGCGACCCAAGCGTTCGGGCTGTCGTGGACCTCGGGCATCACACCTCCCGGACAATCGCGGAGGCGCGGTGGTGGCGGGGTGCCTCGATCTCGTCGACAAGTGAGATCGCGAAGTCCGCATAGCTGATCCGGCTGGCTGGGTCGCCATGTTCGGCAACCCGGTAGTGGCCGGTGCGTGTGCCGCCGTGGTCGAAGTCACCGGCGGGGGCCAGGTAGGCCCAGTCGAGGTCGGAGGTCCGAAGCTCGTCAAGGCCCGCTGCATGACCCAGGTAGAAGGGCCGGTACTCGTTCGGGTAGCCGGGCTGGTCCATCAGGGCGGCACCGGATGCCCCGGGCATGATCGAGGCGAGGCCGACCACCACCAGGCGACGTACACCTGCCTTGGTCAGGCCGGCGGCCAGGGCGCGCGACGATGCGGTGAAGAAGTCGTGCGGCGGTACGGATAGGTCGACGGCGGCGCTGATGGCGGCGTCGTGCTCGGCGGCTGCCTGCGCGATGCTCCCGGCGTCGGTCACGTCGCCTGCCACCACCCGTGCGTCGGTCAGGTCGCCGTGGTCAGCGGGGTTGCGCACCAGGGCGGTGACCTGGTGGCCGCGTCGTCGCGCCTCGGCGACGGCCTGCCGTCCGGCTCGACCGCCCGCGCCGAAGACCACGATCCTCATGAGTTACGCCTCTCACCAGAGGCCGGAGCCCGTGCGTCCGGCCGATTTGCCGACGCTATCGAGGGTCGTGGTTACCACCGGGATACCAGTTATCGTTTGGTGATGAGGCAACCTCTGCCCGCCGACATGTTCGACGAGCTGTGCCCGTCCTCGCTCAATCCGATCCGATTCGGCGACAAGTGGGCGGCGCTCATCATCCGCTGTCTTGAGCAGGGGCCTCGCCGGTTCTCGGAGCTGCGCGTGCCGCTGCGCCGCGTCACCCCCAAGGTGCTCACCCAGTCGCTGCGCTCCCTCGAACGGGACGGGCTGATCAAGCGCACCGTCTTCCCCGAGGTCACCCCGCACGTGGAGTACGAGCTGACGCCGGTGGGCCGCAGCATGCTCGAACCGATTGCGGTTGCCTGCGCCTGGGCCGAGCAGCATTGGGACCAGTTGCTCGACGCCCGCGAGTCGTACGACAACGCCACCCGGCGCAACCGCGCTGGGTGACCCCGCGTGCCACCGGTGTGGCACAGAGCCAGGAAAGCGTGGTCGGCCTCGGGCCTGAGAGCCGTTGGCGGAGCACCACGGCCACGCGGATGCTTCTCATGTTCATGGCAGGATCTGCCAGGTGCAGGTCGGGATGCTTGGTCCATTCGAGGTTCGCACGGACGTCGGCACCCTCATTGACGTGCCGGGCGCGCGGCTGCGCGGGCTGTTGACCGCCCTCGCGCTCAACCCGGGCCACGTGGTCCCGAAGGGGACCCTCGTCGACTGGATCTGGGGCGAACATCCGCCCTCCGACGCGGCGAACGCGCTGCACCGCCTGGTGTCCCGGCTGCGGAAGGCGCTGCCGGAGGGGTCGATCGAGGGACAGACGGACGGCTACCGGTTGCTGGTCGAACCCGACGTCGTCGACGCCGTACGGTTCGAACGCCTCGTCGGCCTGGCTCGCGATGACGAGGGCCCGCAGCGGGTACGGCGGCTGCGCGAGGCCCTCGACCTGTGGCGCGGTGCGGCGATGCAGGACGTCGGTCTTGTCGACAGCACCGCGCTCGACGCGGCGGTCACCCGATTCGACAGGCTGCGTCTGACCGCCCTGGAGGATCGCTTCGACGTGGAGGTCAGCCTCGGCCACGGGCCGGAGTTGATCGCGGAGCTGACCGATCTGGTGGCTGCGCACCCGGTGCGGGAACGGCTTGTTCTCGCGTTGATGCGGGCCCTCGCCGCGAGCGGCCGAGACAACGAGGCGCTGGTCGTGTATCAGCGCACCAGCGAGGCCCTGGCCGACGCGCTGGGCGTCGACCCCTCACCGGAACTCGCGGCGTTGCACGTCGCGCTCCTACGGGGTGAGGTGCAACGGCGCGAGGAGGACCGGAAGACCAACCTTCGTGCCGAGTTGAGCAGCTTCATCGGTAAGGACGAGGCCGTCGCGGAGGTCGGCGCGCTCGTCGCCGAACACCGGCTCACGACCCTGATCGGGCCGGGTGGCTCCGGGAAGACCCGGCTGGCCACGGAAACCGCGCGCAGAATGCTCGACAACCTCCCGGACGGTGCCTGGCTGGTCGAGTTCGCCGCCATCGGCGCGGACGGTGACGTGGTGCAGGCGACGCTCACGGGGCTCGGACTTCGGGACGCTCTGCTCGGCGAGGCACCGAGCATGGAGTTGATCGACCGGCTCGTCGCCGCGATCCGCGAGCGGGAGGCGTTGCTGATCCTGGACAACTGCGAGCACGTGATCGAGTCGGCGGCGGTGCTCGCCGACCGGCTGCTCGGGGAGTGTCGGCGACTGCGGATCCTCGCGACGAGCAGGGAACCGCTCGGCATCACTGGTGAGGCGCTCTGGCCGGTCGCGCCACTGGCCCTGCCGGACGTCGACGCCGACCCCGCCGAGATCGAAACCTCTCCCGCTGTCCGCTTGCTGCGGGACCGAGCGGGCGCGGTGCGGAGGGATCTGGCGGTCGACGATCTCACGTTGTCGACGATGGCGCGGATCTGTCGGGCGCTGGACGGGATGCCGCTGGCGATCGAACTGGCCGCCGCCAGGTTGCGCACCATGTCCATCGACCAGCTCGCGAGGCGGCTCGACGATCGGTTCCGCCTGCTGACCGGCGGCAGCCGTACCGCGTTGCCCCGGCACCGAACGCTGCGCGCGGTGGTCGACTGGAGTTGGGAGCTGCTGACCGACGCGGAACGGGCGGTCCTGCGCCGGCTCTCGGTGTTCTCGGGCGGGGTGAGTCTGGAAGCGGCCGAACGGGTCTGCGCCGGCGACGAGGTCGAGCCGGAGGATGTGCTCGAACTGGTCACCGCGTTGGCCGAGAAGTCGCTGCTGGTCGCCGAGGGCGACGAGACCCTGCGCTATCGGATGCTCGGCACGATCAAGGAGTACGCCGCGCACCGCCTCGTCGAGGCGGGGGAATCGGACCTGACGCGCTACGCGCATCTGACGTACTTCACCGAACTGGCGGAGACCGCCGAGCCGCAGCTTCGCCGCGCGGACCAGGTGAAATGGCTTGCCACTCTCGAAGTTGAGCACGACAACATCGTCTCCGCGATGCGCGGTGCCCTCGCCGCCGGTGAAGCGCACCCGGCCATGCGATTGGCCGCGGGCGCCGGCTGGTACTGGTGGCTCGGTGGCCACCGGACCGAAGGCATGGAGTTGATCACGGCGGCCACTGAGACGCCTGGTGAGGTCAGCGACGAGATCCGGGCCACTGTGTACGCGCTCGTCGTGCTCTTCGTGAACTCGGGACCGGGCGACGAACACCAT comes from Micromonospora vinacea and encodes:
- a CDS encoding NAD(P)-dependent oxidoreductase, encoding MRIVVFGAGGRAGRQAVAEARRRGHQVTALVRNPADHGDLTDARVVAGDVTDAGSIAQAAAEHDAAISAAVDLSVPPHDFFTASSRALAAGLTKAGVRRLVVVGLASIMPGASGAALMDQPGYPNEYRPFYLGHAAGLDELRTSDLDWAYLAPAGDFDHGGTRTGHYRVAEHGDPASRISYADFAISLVDEIEAPRHHRASAIVREV
- a CDS encoding winged helix-turn-helix transcriptional regulator, with protein sequence MRQPLPADMFDELCPSSLNPIRFGDKWAALIIRCLEQGPRRFSELRVPLRRVTPKVLTQSLRSLERDGLIKRTVFPEVTPHVEYELTPVGRSMLEPIAVACAWAEQHWDQLLDARESYDNATRRNRAG
- a CDS encoding nitroreductase family deazaflavin-dependent oxidoreductase: MPEVHDSPNAWVAEHIHRFEETGGRPRPGVNDLLLTTRGRKTGELRRTALVYERDGDHYVLAASNRGADHHPAWYLNLLADPYVTVQVGTETFGAYARPATAGERPHLWRLMVSARSEYAAYQQRITREIPVVLLEPVTK
- a CDS encoding BTAD domain-containing putative transcriptional regulator; translated protein: MQVGMLGPFEVRTDVGTLIDVPGARLRGLLTALALNPGHVVPKGTLVDWIWGEHPPSDAANALHRLVSRLRKALPEGSIEGQTDGYRLLVEPDVVDAVRFERLVGLARDDEGPQRVRRLREALDLWRGAAMQDVGLVDSTALDAAVTRFDRLRLTALEDRFDVEVSLGHGPELIAELTDLVAAHPVRERLVLALMRALAASGRDNEALVVYQRTSEALADALGVDPSPELAALHVALLRGEVQRREEDRKTNLRAELSSFIGKDEAVAEVGALVAEHRLTTLIGPGGSGKTRLATETARRMLDNLPDGAWLVEFAAIGADGDVVQATLTGLGLRDALLGEAPSMELIDRLVAAIREREALLILDNCEHVIESAAVLADRLLGECRRLRILATSREPLGITGEALWPVAPLALPDVDADPAEIETSPAVRLLRDRAGAVRRDLAVDDLTLSTMARICRALDGMPLAIELAAARLRTMSIDQLARRLDDRFRLLTGGSRTALPRHRTLRAVVDWSWELLTDAERAVLRRLSVFSGGVSLEAAERVCAGDEVEPEDVLELVTALAEKSLLVAEGDETLRYRMLGTIKEYAAHRLVEAGESDLTRYAHLTYFTELAETAEPQLRRADQVKWLATLEVEHDNIVSAMRGALAAGEAHPAMRLAAGAGWYWWLGGHRTEGMELITAATETPGEVSDEIRATVYALVVLFVNSGPGDEHHAAEWIHKAYEFSQRSHGSHPGVALVVPLERMLRAPDAILPAWEPLLNDEDPWVRALARLQLGKMRIIFGQDGRDVDAYLVAALAEFRALGERFGISFALTELAELIAVRGEFAGACEHYEEAAAVVTEVGTVEDIIRIRSRQAQLYWLLGDEESSAAAMAEARRCAARVTWPGALAVLALSQAELARWRGHAEEVGRQVGVATTVLRDEAEQAHIRVVTHDLLGYVADDLGEARRHHSLACEAAAATGHAPSIARVLVGVADLALRRDQYEQAARLLAASTGVRGRQDHSQPDVARIEREVRRRLGEVSFAEAAREGSRTDWNGLVAVTLAS
- a CDS encoding LD-carboxypeptidase; protein product: MEHELVRPRKARPGDKIAVVSPSFAAAGAFPEIHEQAMRRLADLTGLVPVEYPTTRQVGASAAARAADINAAFADPQVRGILAVIGGDDQITVIPHLDADLARADPKPFLGTSDNTNLHHWLWGLGIASFYGGSSQVHLGPGPAVDDIHVRSLRAALLTGERLEITDPGESEDVGIDWADPQALKSFGEREPTEPWSWYGPPRAVTGPTWGGCLEVIQWILTAGRFPFSPEVLQGGVLLIETSEELLPAREVGLIVRSLGERGLLSAVDAVLVARPPVSDHTRRPPAADRERLRQQQRDTVIDVVSRYNPEAVICVGVPFGHTRPQWILPHGGPVTVDGVERRIFADYR